The Vicia villosa cultivar HV-30 ecotype Madison, WI linkage group LG1, Vvil1.0, whole genome shotgun sequence genome includes a region encoding these proteins:
- the LOC131618105 gene encoding protein SIEVE ELEMENT OCCLUSION B-like — MSIALSSVAPNGTSQQQQKSQLPNPFELDDYHILNKVYLTHVNDDEKYDKDVLFNLVSSILSGSSPPITGTNHTQISFKPDFPALKRISCQMITTRGKAECAHQTTMWILQHLRGFSWDAKALITLAAFSLEYGEFMLLYRIQPSDTLGNTLRQLNQVQFRKVPSDIAEIVAFLLQVFQHIIQWATWSAMGYDLEEVHSLSDAMQEIPLVVYWIVATIVACSGNLVGVSEHLLSDYIKRLSGVVMRLKHHLEKSKLQIERIDDYNKRLKDSENIKGVVGFLRLLIQGNSSDQIPLIYRGNSQVKTGLEVFKQNYVLLFISGLDSIGDETLLLNSIYNRLQDNPQEVIKGFKKEDFKILWIPIVDTWDEVAKNQFRILKESMKWYVLEYFSELPGLGIIKNRLNYVDNKPIVSVISPQGEIMNENAMEIIFQWGFDAFPFRKIDGDDLFKKWAWFWNLMKKVDINIEDVKRDSYIFIYGGNDPKWIQDFTRAIGSIQKNQSIKNVDVNIDYYQLGKHNPAKIPYFWIGIDGRKQNKICHDKVDCEIQEAVKSLLCLKQDPLGWVLLSKGYHVTLLGHGEPMYQTVADFEKWKDNVVEKESFDIAFKEYYNTKLKELSSSGSCTVNSSDVLATITCPNPTCGRVMEVTSVNYKCCHRDDQNSCCI; from the exons ATGTCCATTGCATTGTCCTCTGTTGCACCAAATGGTACCTCCCAACAACAACAGAAATCTCAGCTCCCTAACCCCTTTGAACTTGACGACTATCATATTCTCAACAAAGTTTATCTCACTCATGTCAACGATGATGAGAAATATGATAAGGATGTCCTTTTCAACCTTGTCTCCAGCATCCTCTCTGGTTCTTCTCCTCCAATTACTGGAACTAATCAT aCTCAGATTTCTTTCAAACCAGACTTCCCTGCCTTGAAGAGGATTTCTTGTCAG ATGATAACGACACGTGGCAAAGCAGAATGTGCACACCAAACAACAATGTGGATTCTTCAGCATCTCAGAGGCTTCTCATGGGATGCAAAAGCATTGATAACTCTAGCTGCATTCTCTTTGGAGTATGGTGAATTCATGCTCCTTTATAGGATTCAACCATCAGACACATTAGGAAACACATTGAGGCAACTTAACCAAGTTCAATTCAGAAAGGTTCCTTCTGATATCGCTGAGATTGTCGCGTTTTTACTGCAAGTGTTTCAACACATTATCCAGTGGGCAACATGGTCTGCTATGGGTTACGATTTAGAGGAAGTCCATTCTTTGTCTGATGCAATGCAAGAAATTCCTCTTGTTGTGTATTGGATTGTTGCTACCATTGTTGCTTGTTCCGGCAACCTCGTCGGTGTATC GGAGCATTTGTTATCAGATTATATAAAAAGGCTTTCTGGTGTGGTTATGAGACTGAAGCATCATCTGGAGAAATCCAAATTGCAAATTG AGAGGATAGACGATTATAATAAGCGTTTGAAAGATTCTGAAAATATTAAGGGTGTTGTTGGTTTCTTGAGGCTTCTGATACAAGGCAACAGTTCTGATCAAATACCACTAATATATAGAGGCAACAGTCAAGTTAAAACG GGTCTTGAAGTCTTCAAGCAAAACTATGTGTTGCTTTTCATTTCGGGCCTTGACAGCATTGGAGATGAGACTTTGCTGTTAAATTCAATCTATAACAGATTGCAGGATAATCCACAAGAAGTGATTAAAGGTTTCAAGAAAGAGGATTTCAAGATTTTGTGGATTCCCATTGTTGATACGTGGGATGAAGTTGCCAAGAATCAGTTCAGAATTTTGAAGGAAAGCATGAAATG GTATGTGTTGGAATATTTCTCTGAGCTACCGGGACTTGGGATTATAAAGAACAGATTGAATTATGTGGATAATAAGCCAATTGTGTCAGTGATCAGTCCTCAAGGTGAAATAATGAATGAGAATGCAATGGAAATCATTTTTCAATGGGGATTTGATGCTTTTCCTTTTAGGAAAATTGATGGTGATGATCTCTTTAAGAAATGGGCTTGGTTTTGGAATTTAATGAAGAAAGTAGATATCAACATAGAGGACGTGAAAAGGGATAGTTACATATTCATCTATGGCGGAAACGACCCTAAGTGGATACAAGACTTCACAAGAGCAATAGGAAGCATTCAAAAAAATCAAAGCATCAAGAATGTGGACGTTAACATAGATTACTACCAATTAGGAAAACACAACCCAGCAAAGATTCCTTACTTTTGGATCGGCATAGACGGAAGAAAACAGAACAAAATATGTCATGACAAAGTAGACTGCGAAATACAAGAGGCTGTAAAAAGCTTACTATGTCTCAAGCAAGACCCGCTAGGATGGGTTCTTCTTAGTAAAGGTTATCACGTTACGCTTTTAGGTCATGGTGAACCTATGTATCAAACTGTGGCTGATTTTGAGAAGTGGAAAGACAACGTGGTTGAGAAAGAAAGCTTTGACATAGCTTTCAAAGAGTATTATAATACTAAGCTGAAAGAGTTGTCTTCTAGTGGTTCTTGTACTGTTAATTCTTCAGATGTTCTTGCTACTATAACTTGTCCTAATCCTACTTGCGGACGTGTGATGGAGGTGACTTCTGTTAATTACAAGTGTTGCCACCGTGATGATCAAAACAGTTGCTGCATTTGA